The DNA region AGAAGAGGTAGGCGTGGCCGACGCGATCGCTGCGCAGCGCCGTCATCAGCGGTTCGGTGACCTGAGACTGCCCGATCATCTCGCCGAACGCCTCAGGACGGTATCGGCGGTACAGAGCAGTCGTCACTCCCCCAGCCTACGGCGTGCGAACGACATCGCGTCGGGGCGATGCGGGCCCCTGCCGCGGCGCGCGGCGAATCCCCGGATGCGGCCGGATCGGGACGATCCCGCTGCGTTCGTCCCGATCCGCGCACCCCGGCGGATCGCCCGCGGTGTGGCGATCACACGTCCGCGCCGTGCTCCACATCCGCCGTCGCACCGATGACCGGGATGCTCGTGGTGACGGTGGGCACCGATGCAGACAGCAGCGTCCCGTCTTCGCGGCGGACGTCCGCGAACTGCTTGAGCGATGGTCGCCCGGGGATCACCGGACCCTGGCCGACGAGGGGAACGACGACCTCCTCGCCCGCGCCGATCGCGAAGGGCTTGCCGCGCACGCTGAACACCAGCGGATCGCCCTCGCCCGCGCGGATGCGGAACTGGTCGCGCGTGATGGTCACATCCAGTGCTGTGCCGTGCCACTGCAGCTTGAACGACAGCTCCGGCCAGTCCGCCGGCAGCCGGGGATCGAAGGTGAGCTCGCCGAAGTGATCGCGCATGCCGCCGAAGCCCGAGACGAGCGCCGTCCACACGCCACCGGCCGAGGCGACGTGCACCCCGTCTGCGGCGTTGTGGTGCAGATCGCCGAGGTCGACGAAGATCGACTCGCGGAAGTACTCCAGCGCAAGGTCCTGGTAGCCGACCTCGGCGGCGAGGATCGCCTGCACCACCGCGGAGAGGGTCGAATCGCCGGTGGTCAGCGGGTCGTAGTACTCGAAGTCGGCGAGCTTGTCCTCGTCCGAGAAGTGGTTGCCCTGCAGGAACAGTGCCAGCACGACGTCCGCCTGCTTGAGCACCTGGTACCGGTAGATCACCAGCGGGTGGAAGTGCAGCAGCAACGGACGCTGATCGGCGGGGGTGTGCTCCAGGTCCCAGACCTCGCGCTCCAGGAACACGGCGTCCTGGGGATGGATGCCGAGGGCCGGGCTGAACGGGATGTGCATGGCCTCCGCGGCCCGCTCCCATCCCTCCGGCTCGGAGGGATCCAACCCCAGCCGGTCGGTCATCGCGCGGTAGGCCTCCGGGTCGTCCTCGGCCATCTCCCGTACGGTGCGCGCGGCGAAGCGGAGGTTGAAGCGTGCCATCACGTTGGTGAAGAGGTTGTCGTTGACGACCGTGGTGTATTCGTCCGGCCCGGTCACGCCGTGGATGTGGAAGGACTCTTCGCCGTCGGTGTCGCTGGTGCGCCAGAACCCGAGCGTCGCCCACAGCCGGGCCGTCTCGACCACGATGTCCACACCCTCGCGGTGCAGGTACTCGATGTCTCCGGTCGCGCGCACGTACTTGGCCAGCGCGAAGGACACGTCGGCGTTGATGTGGTACTGCGCGGTGCCGGCGGCGTAATAGGCGGATGCCTCTTCGCCGTTGATGGTCCGCCACGGGAACAGCACGCCGTGCTCATTCAGCTGGTGCGCGCGGCGGCGGGCGGCCGGGAGCATCAGATACCGCATCCGGATCGCATTGCGCGCCCACAGCGGCGTCGTGTACGCCAGGAACGGCAGCACGTAGATCTCGGTGTCCCAGAAGTAATGACCGCTGTAGCCGGAGCCGGTGACGCCCTTGGCGGGAATGCCCAGTCCGTCGGCGCGCGCCGCGGCCTGGGCGAGCTGGAACAGGCACCAGCGGGTCGCCTGCTGCAGGTCGTCGTGTCCGCCGATGCGCACGTCCGAACGCGACCAGAAGCCCTCCAGCCAGAGACGCTGACGCTCGTACTGCAGCTCGACGCCTTCGACCTCGATCCGATCCAGCGTCCGCCGGCAGCGGTCGACCAGCTCGCGGGCCGGAACGCCCCGGGAGGTGTGGTAACTCACGAGCTTGGTGATGCGGATGGGCACGCCCGCGCGAGCCTGGACGCGGAAGACGTCTTTGGCGATATCGGGTTCGACGAGGGTGCGGTGGGTGTATTCGTTCTCGGTCTCCACCACGTGGTCTGCGACGACCGCCATCGTCATCTCGGACTCGGTCACCTGGTACGACAGTGCCGATCGGCCCTTGTCCTGCCAGTATTCCTGCGGCTGCAGGACGCGCTGGTGGATCCGCTCGGCCTTGCGCGGGTCGAAGCCGGACTTCTTGGACGCCGTCGTGGTGCCCCCGTACACGTTCTCGCCGTCCTGCCGGTTGATCACCTGGCAGCTGACGGTGACGGGGGCGTCGGCGTTAAGCACGGTCACCTCGAGGCGGAGGATCGCGAGGTGCTTCTCCTCGAACGAGACCAGGCGGTCATCCTCGACCAGCACGTCCTTGCCCGACGGGGTGGTCCAGCGGATGCGGCGATGCAGCACGCCCGCACGCATGTCCAGGACGCGGCGATACTCGCGCACGTCCGCGGTGTCCAGCGAGAGGGGCTCGTCGTCGACGTAGACCCGCATCACCTTCGCGTCCGGGGCGTTGATGATGGTCTGCCCGACCTCCGCGAACCCGAACGCCTGCTCGGCGTGACGGATCGGGAAGGTCTCATGGAATCCGTTGATGAACGTGCCGTGCTCCTGCGCGAAGCGGCCCTCGATCTGGTTGCCGCGCAGTCCCAGGTAGCCGTTACCGACCGCGAAGATCGTCTCGGTCACGCCGACATCCTCCATCGAGAAGCTCGTCTCGACGAGGTTCCACGGGTCGACGGGAAAGCGGTCGCGGTCGATCATTCGGGAAGCTCCTGGGCATCGGTCTGGGGGGAGGATTCGGGGCGGCGCACCAGTGCCGCAAGGTCGTCCACCACGACGTGCGCGCCGGCTCGGCGCAGCTCATCCGGGCCGGTGCCCCGATCGACGCCGATCACCAGGGCGAAACCGCCGGCGGCGGCGGACTGAACTCCGCTGATGGCGTCCTCGATCGCGGCGCTCCGGGCGGGATCGACGCCGAGCATCCGCGCGGCCTCGACGAACACGTCCGGCGCCGGCTTGGAGGCGAGGTGGTCGCGTTCGGCGATGACGCCGTCCATCACCACAGGGAACCGTGCGCGAAGCCCGGCGGACTGCAGCACCTCTTCGGCGTTCTTCGAACTGGACACCACCGCGGTAGGCGTGCCCGCGGCATCCAGCTCGTCCAGCAGCGCGACCGAGCCGGGGTACGCCACGATCCCCTCGGCCCGCAGCAGCCGCGAGAACACCTCGTTCTTGCGGTTGCCGATGCCGCACACCGTATCGGCCGTCGGCGGGTCGGCGGGATCGCCCCACGGCACCTCGACGTCGCGGCTGCGCAGCAGACTGGCCACGCCGTCATAGCGCTTCTTGCCGTCGAGGTAGTCGAAGTAGTCGCGCTCCGTGTACGGGGGCGTGATGTCCCAGGCTGCGAACAGCTCCTCGAACATGGTCTGCCAGGCGTGCATGTGCACTTCGGCGGTAGGCGTCAGGACGCCGTCCAGGTCGAACAGGACGGCGTCGTACGAAGTGAGGTCGGGCGGGGCGTCGACGGTCACGAAACCTCCAGGGCGAGGTGCGGATGACGGGCTGCGGCTCGTCTTTGCGCCGGCCACCAGCGTAGTCCGGCGCAGAGGCCCGCCGTAACCGTCTGGGGCATGGACACGACCGCTCAGGTCCCGGCGACGGTGAGGGTCTGACGGGCGATCTCGAGCTCCTCGTTCGTCGGGACGACCAGCACGGTCACGCGGGACGCGTCCGTGGAGATGACTCGGATGCCGCGGCCGGTCGCCGCATTGCGTTCGAGGTCGATCTCGACGCCGGCGAACCCCAGTGTCTCCAGCCCCGCCGCACGGACGGCCGGAGCGTTCTCGCCGACGCCGGCGGTGAAGGAGATGACATCCACACCCCCCATCTGGGCGATGTAGGAGCCGGCGTATCCGCGCAGCCGGTGCGCGTACACCTCGAAGGCGAGGATGGCGCGGTCTTCGCCGCGCGCGATCGCCGCGCGGATGTCTCGATAGTCGGAGAAGCCGGACAGCCCGAGCAGTCCGCTGCGCTTGTTCAGCAGCTCATCCAGCTCGTCGATGGACATGCCCACCCGGCGGGCGAGGTGGAACAGGACGGCGGGGTCGATATCGCCTGAGCGGGTGCCCATGACCAGGCCCTCCAGCGGGGTCAGCCCCATGGAGGTCTCCACGGAACGGCCGCCGTCCACGGCGGTGACGGACGCGCCGTTGCCCAGATGGAACACGATCTGCTTCAACTCGGCCAACGGCCGCCCCAGGAACAGGGCCGCCTGCTCGCTGACGAACTTGTGGCTCGTGCCGTGGAACCCGTAGCGGCGGATGCGGTACTCCTCGGCGAGGTCCTCGTCGATCGCATAGGTGTACGCCGCGCGCGAAAGCGTCTGATGGAACGCCGTGTCGAAGACTGCCACGTGCGGGACGTCCGGGAACGCCTTCTTCGCCGCCTCGATACCGGCGAGATTGGCCGGATTGTGCAGGGGGGCCAGCACCGACAGCTCGGCGATGTTGATCTCCACCAGGCGCGTGATCAGGGTCGGCTCGAAGAACCTGGCGCCGCCGTGCACGACGCGATGCCCGACCGCGATCGGCGGACGTTCGGCCAGTGACGGCCCGTTCTGCCCGAACGCTTCCAGCATCACGGCGAACCCGGCGGTGTGATCGGGGATCGGCAGCTCGCGCGTGTAGGTCGCGTCCAGCATGGTCGGCGCAGGGCCGTCCGAGCGTTCGGTGAACACCGTGTGCGAGGATCGGCCCGTCTCTTCGCCGATGCGCTCGACCAGTCCCGAGGCGAGCACCGTCTCGGCATCCATATCCATCAGCTGGTACTTGAACGACGACGAGCCGCTGTTGACCACGAGCACGACGCTCATCGGCATCCCTCTCCCCCACCGTGTCCCATGTGTTGTTGCTTCGTGGCGTGCCGGGCAACAAGATCCGGGACATGGCCGGATGCTGTGCGCGCCGTTCTCACGCGGAATCCTCCTGGGCTTGGGCCTGGATGGCCGTGATCGCGATGGTGTTGACGATGTCATCGACCGTCGCGCCCCGGGAGAGGTCGTTGATCGGCTTGTTCAGCCCCTGCAGCACCGGTCCGATCGCGACGGCGCCGGCCGAGCGCTGCACCGCCTTATAGGTGTTGTTGCCCGTGTTCAGGTCGGGGAAGATGAACACCGTCGCCCGCCCGGCCACCGCGGAGCCCGGCATCTTCGCTGCCGCCACCGCCACATCTGCGGCGGCGTCGTACTGGAGGGGCCCCTCGACGAGGAGTTCGGGAGCGCGCTCGCGGACCAGCATCGTGGCAGCGCGGACCTTTTCGACTTCGGCACCGGCACCCGACTCCCCTGTGGAGTAGGACAGCATCGCGATGCGCGGATCGATGCCGAACTGGGTCGCGGTCGCCGCGGACGAGATGGCGATGTCGGCGAGCTGAGCCGAGGTCGGGTCGGGGATGACGGCGCAGTCTCCGTAGACCAGGACGCGATCGGCCAGTGCCATGAGGAACACCGACGAGACCACCGAGACGCCCGGCTTGGTCTTGATGATCTCGAACGCGGGCCGGATGGTGTGCGCGGTGGTGTGCGCCGCTCCGGAGACCATGCCGTCCGCCAGGCCGAGGTGCACCATCAGCGTGCCGAAGTAGGACCCGTCCGTCACCGTGTCGGCCGCCTTGGCGAAAGTGACTCCCTTGTGCGAGCGAAGGCGGTGGTACTCGTGCGCGAACCGGTCCACGTGCACCGGGTCGAATGTGCTGAGCACGGTCGCGGCGGTGATGTCGACACCCAGTTCGATGGCGCGACTGCGCACCTCGACCTCTTCGCCCAGGATCGTCACGTCCGCGATGCCGCGCGCCAGCACCGTCGCGGCCGCCCGCAGCACACGATCGTCATCGCCCTCCGGCAGCACGATCCGGCGGCGCTGCGCCCGGGCGCGCTCGATGAGCTGGTACTCGAACATGAGCGGGGTCACCACTGTGGAGTGCGCCAGACCCAGCGACCGGGTGAGCTCCTGCGTGTCGACATGGCGCTCGAACAGCGCCAGCGCGGTGTCGTAGCGTCGCGACGAGTCCGCCGCCAGGCGGCCGCGGGTGTTCATGATGCGCACGGTGGTGTCGTACGTGCCCAGGTCGGTGGCGATGATCGGAAGCGCGGAGGCGAGTCCGTCGATCAGACGGTCGATCGCATCGGGCAGGGGGAACGGACCGTTCAGAACCACGCCGGCGATGGAGGGGAAGGTCCCGGATGAGTTGGCCAGCATCGTGGCCAGCAGCACCTCGGTGCGATCGGCCGGAATCACCACGATCGCGCTCTGGGTGAGTCGCGGCAGGACATTGACCATGGACATGCCCGCCACGACGACGTCCAGCACCTCCCGGGTGAGCAGGTCGGGGTCGCCCTTGACCAGGCGGCCCTGTACCGAGCGCATCACTCCGCGAACCGACGGCGCGATGAGGAAACGGTCCTCCGGCAGAGCCCAGACCGGGATCGCCTCGTCGCCGGCGTTGGGGCGGAAGCCGGCGAGCACCTGCTGGATCGATGCGATGACGGCTGTCATATCGGCCGGCTCGGTCCGGTTCGCGACGACGGCGAGGAGACTGGCGCGCTCGTGCGCGAGCTCGGCCAAGGCCAGGGAGGTGATCTGCCCCATCTGCTCGGGAGTGCGCGGTGTCGATGCACCCAGCTGCTCCCCCTGCCCCGCACGGCCGCTGAGGACCAGCAGGACGGGAGCACCGAGGTTTGCCGCGATGCGGGCGTTGTAGCTCAGTTCCGCAGGGCTGCCGACGTCGGTGTAGTCGCTGCCGACGATCACGACCGCGTCGCACTGCGCCTCGACGGCTTTGTACCGTTCGACGATGCGGCCGAGGGCCGCCTCCGGATCCCGGCGCACGTCGTCGTAGGTCACGCCGATGCACTCGTCGTAGTCGAGGTCGACCCCGTCATGGGCCAGCAGCATCTCCAGGACATAGTCGCGTTCGACGGTGGATCGCGCGACCGCACGGAACACGCCCACCCGCGGGGTGGCTCGGCTCAGTACGTCTAGGACGCCCAGCGCGACGGTGGACTTGCCGGAGTGTCCTTCGGCCGAGGTGATCAGGATGCTCTGCGCCACCCACCCAGACTAGGGTGCGACGCCCGCCCAGACGATGGGCCGACCGACGTGCGCCCCGATCCGTCCCGACAGCGGTTCGGCGGGATTCCGATCACGGGATCTGCGCGCCGCAGCGGACCCCGGGAAAATTAAGACTCTCCGCGAACCCGGCAGAGCCCGGTTACCCTTGCTACGTTTCCGTCCTGGGGGAGTTGGCCTGGATGCCGCCTCGCGGAGAGCTGGGAACAGTCTAACCGGTCCGCGCGGGTGCCCGATTCATCAGTCCGCGAGCGGCACGACCCGTGCTCCTCCGCCGGTTTCGGCGATGACGAGCACGCGAGGGGCGGTGACCCCTTGCAAGGATTCCAGGACCGCAGCGGCGTCCGCGCTCCCGAGGTGCGCCCCGGCATCCGCAGCCCGCCACACGGTGACAGGGGCACCGGTCTCGGCGCGCAGCAGCCGGGCCAGCTCCCCCGCGTCGCCGCCGGTGACCAGGATGAGCCGGCCGATGCTGTCCGGCCGAACGAGCGATCCGGCAAGCGTGCGGTCGCGACGCCAGATCGCGAAGTGGTAGGCGAAGACGAGGGCCGTGGCGCACAGGAGCCCCAACGGCGCACGGACGCGTTCGATCAGTCCGCGCGCGCCGGTCGGATCCAGCCCGAACTCGAACAGGCGGTAGCCGATGACCAGCAGCGTCACGATGGCCACGATCGCGCTCGCCCCGAACAGCGCGATGAGGTAGACGCGACGAGCCGGGTCGGCCGCGTCACCGGCTGTCACCGGGCGCTCCGGGTGCCAGGCCGACCACCACACCGGCGCACCCACCACCAGCGCGCTGATGCCGCCGAGCAGGACGATCCGCGGATCGCTGTCGACGAGGTTCCCGCTGAGCGTGCCCAGCAGCGCGTTGATGACGACGCCGAACCCGCTCGCCGCGCCGATCAGCGCGATCGCCGAGACGACCAGGCGCCCGGCCCGCTGTACCGGGACGGAGCGGCCGGCGAGCACCCGCGCGTGGTAGACCCAGATCAGCGCGCCGATCAGCGCCGCGGCGACGCCGACATCCAGCGCGGAGAGGGCCTCTGCCGGAGGATCGGTGCCCAGGAGGGCGCGCAGCACCGCGAACAGGGTGCTGCCGACCCCGAACAGCGTGGTCGCCTCAGCCGCACCCACCACGAGCACCAGGAGAACGGCCGGGAAAGCCGCCGTCGCATCCTTGGCACCCTCCCGGAACCAGTGCCACCACCACACCAGGGCGCCGACGAGGCACCACACGAGAGCCTGAAGGACGCCGGTGATCCACTGCTGCGATTGCACGAGGACCGTCGAGACGTCGATCAGCGCTCGCGCGATCAGCTCGGCCAGTGCCGAGATGGCACCGGATGCCGCGAGCGTCAGGCCGTACAGGGCGCTCAGCTGAACCGTCAACCCGGCCAGCCGAGTCGGTGCGGTGGCGGAGGCGCGCCGCAGGTGACCGTGCCAGATCCATACCCCCAGCCAGACCACGCCGGCGGAAAGGTCGCCGGGGCGCCATTCGCCGTCTATTCCGGCATTGGCCGCCGTGGCGACCGCCACGGTCGTCACGATCAGGGCGGTGAGCGAGATCGCGGCAAGATACAGCGTCCACGCCAGCGATGACCGCTCCCCCGGATCGGCCAGGTGCCGGCGCTCCCACCACCACAGCAGTGCCGCGAGCGGCGCCGCGATGAGGGTGAACGCCAGCGACCTCGCCAGTCCCCCGTCATTACCGGCGACCATCACGGTGCCGGCCCCGATGGCACGCTCCAGGAGCCCGGCGAGTCCGATCGCCGCGATCACGACCAGCGCGTACAGGATGACGAAGACGATGAGGCGCCGCACCACGTCCTGCCCGCGGCCGGATGACCGGAGCGCGGTTGTGCGTTCCGCCCGCGCGCCGGGAGCCGCGGCGCCCTCGGCCGAGGGCAGCGACGCGCCGCCAGGCACCATCACGCGCCCCCGCCGGCGACGCAGACGGCCAGTTGCCAGGGCGCCATGTCGATGGCCCAGTCGCCGTCCAGCCGGACGAGCTCGAAGACCTCTTCGCTCT from Microbacterium sp. zg-B185 includes:
- a CDS encoding HAD-IA family hydrolase; this translates as MTVDAPPDLTSYDAVLFDLDGVLTPTAEVHMHAWQTMFEELFAAWDITPPYTERDYFDYLDGKKRYDGVASLLRSRDVEVPWGDPADPPTADTVCGIGNRKNEVFSRLLRAEGIVAYPGSVALLDELDAAGTPTAVVSSSKNAEEVLQSAGLRARFPVVMDGVIAERDHLASKPAPDVFVEAARMLGVDPARSAAIEDAISGVQSAAAGGFALVIGVDRGTGPDELRRAGAHVVVDDLAALVRRPESSPQTDAQELPE
- a CDS encoding glycosyl hydrolase family 65 protein; its protein translation is MIDRDRFPVDPWNLVETSFSMEDVGVTETIFAVGNGYLGLRGNQIEGRFAQEHGTFINGFHETFPIRHAEQAFGFAEVGQTIINAPDAKVMRVYVDDEPLSLDTADVREYRRVLDMRAGVLHRRIRWTTPSGKDVLVEDDRLVSFEEKHLAILRLEVTVLNADAPVTVSCQVINRQDGENVYGGTTTASKKSGFDPRKAERIHQRVLQPQEYWQDKGRSALSYQVTESEMTMAVVADHVVETENEYTHRTLVEPDIAKDVFRVQARAGVPIRITKLVSYHTSRGVPARELVDRCRRTLDRIEVEGVELQYERQRLWLEGFWSRSDVRIGGHDDLQQATRWCLFQLAQAAARADGLGIPAKGVTGSGYSGHYFWDTEIYVLPFLAYTTPLWARNAIRMRYLMLPAARRRAHQLNEHGVLFPWRTINGEEASAYYAAGTAQYHINADVSFALAKYVRATGDIEYLHREGVDIVVETARLWATLGFWRTSDTDGEESFHIHGVTGPDEYTTVVNDNLFTNVMARFNLRFAARTVREMAEDDPEAYRAMTDRLGLDPSEPEGWERAAEAMHIPFSPALGIHPQDAVFLEREVWDLEHTPADQRPLLLHFHPLVIYRYQVLKQADVVLALFLQGNHFSDEDKLADFEYYDPLTTGDSTLSAVVQAILAAEVGYQDLALEYFRESIFVDLGDLHHNAADGVHVASAGGVWTALVSGFGGMRDHFGELTFDPRLPADWPELSFKLQWHGTALDVTITRDQFRIRAGEGDPLVFSVRGKPFAIGAGEEVVVPLVGQGPVIPGRPSLKQFADVRREDGTLLSASVPTVTTSIPVIGATADVEHGADV
- the pta gene encoding phosphate acetyltransferase encodes the protein MAQSILITSAEGHSGKSTVALGVLDVLSRATPRVGVFRAVARSTVERDYVLEMLLAHDGVDLDYDECIGVTYDDVRRDPEAALGRIVERYKAVEAQCDAVVIVGSDYTDVGSPAELSYNARIAANLGAPVLLVLSGRAGQGEQLGASTPRTPEQMGQITSLALAELAHERASLLAVVANRTEPADMTAVIASIQQVLAGFRPNAGDEAIPVWALPEDRFLIAPSVRGVMRSVQGRLVKGDPDLLTREVLDVVVAGMSMVNVLPRLTQSAIVVIPADRTEVLLATMLANSSGTFPSIAGVVLNGPFPLPDAIDRLIDGLASALPIIATDLGTYDTTVRIMNTRGRLAADSSRRYDTALALFERHVDTQELTRSLGLAHSTVVTPLMFEYQLIERARAQRRRIVLPEGDDDRVLRAAATVLARGIADVTILGEEVEVRSRAIELGVDITAATVLSTFDPVHVDRFAHEYHRLRSHKGVTFAKAADTVTDGSYFGTLMVHLGLADGMVSGAAHTTAHTIRPAFEIIKTKPGVSVVSSVFLMALADRVLVYGDCAVIPDPTSAQLADIAISSAATATQFGIDPRIAMLSYSTGESGAGAEVEKVRAATMLVRERAPELLVEGPLQYDAAADVAVAAAKMPGSAVAGRATVFIFPDLNTGNNTYKAVQRSAGAVAIGPVLQGLNKPINDLSRGATVDDIVNTIAITAIQAQAQEDSA
- a CDS encoding DUF5671 domain-containing protein; this translates as MVPGGASLPSAEGAAAPGARAERTTALRSSGRGQDVVRRLIVFVILYALVVIAAIGLAGLLERAIGAGTVMVAGNDGGLARSLAFTLIAAPLAALLWWWERRHLADPGERSSLAWTLYLAAISLTALIVTTVAVATAANAGIDGEWRPGDLSAGVVWLGVWIWHGHLRRASATAPTRLAGLTVQLSALYGLTLAASGAISALAELIARALIDVSTVLVQSQQWITGVLQALVWCLVGALVWWWHWFREGAKDATAAFPAVLLVLVVGAAEATTLFGVGSTLFAVLRALLGTDPPAEALSALDVGVAAALIGALIWVYHARVLAGRSVPVQRAGRLVVSAIALIGAASGFGVVINALLGTLSGNLVDSDPRIVLLGGISALVVGAPVWWSAWHPERPVTAGDAADPARRVYLIALFGASAIVAIVTLLVIGYRLFEFGLDPTGARGLIERVRAPLGLLCATALVFAYHFAIWRRDRTLAGSLVRPDSIGRLILVTGGDAGELARLLRAETGAPVTVWRAADAGAHLGSADAAAVLESLQGVTAPRVLVIAETGGGARVVPLAD
- a CDS encoding acetate kinase, producing the protein MSVVLVVNSGSSSFKYQLMDMDAETVLASGLVERIGEETGRSSHTVFTERSDGPAPTMLDATYTRELPIPDHTAGFAVMLEAFGQNGPSLAERPPIAVGHRVVHGGARFFEPTLITRLVEINIAELSVLAPLHNPANLAGIEAAKKAFPDVPHVAVFDTAFHQTLSRAAYTYAIDEDLAEEYRIRRYGFHGTSHKFVSEQAALFLGRPLAELKQIVFHLGNGASVTAVDGGRSVETSMGLTPLEGLVMGTRSGDIDPAVLFHLARRVGMSIDELDELLNKRSGLLGLSGFSDYRDIRAAIARGEDRAILAFEVYAHRLRGYAGSYIAQMGGVDVISFTAGVGENAPAVRAAGLETLGFAGVEIDLERNAATGRGIRVISTDASRVTVLVVPTNEELEIARQTLTVAGT